The following coding sequences lie in one Rutidosis leptorrhynchoides isolate AG116_Rl617_1_P2 chromosome 4, CSIRO_AGI_Rlap_v1, whole genome shotgun sequence genomic window:
- the LOC139842381 gene encoding uncharacterized protein, with product MIKRWLIFVSREARVSAKREVKEMRECVLGPVPDQHQHAADAPVPAQSSDVNGCFRISATEASDLEAVFSVDEIWNALNECACNKAPGPDDFNIRFFKKFWAIIRDDLVEVVNNFWSTGEFSKGCSSSFITLIPKKTDPVSLNEYRPISLIGSFYKIIAKLLSIRIRKVIPDLVGFEQSAFILDGALIANESYEFLKNNRVKSIIFKVDFEKAFDSLKWGFLDDMMNFMGFGSKWRGWIKSCLKTASISVLVNGSPTKEFNLERGVRQGDPRSPFLFIIAAEGLYWLTKSAVSNNLFWGVEIGKDKNPLSHLQYADDTIFFVKWSLDNTVNHMKLLKCFELCSGLKANYNKSNLFGIGVDKKDIENMANIISCKVGSFPFIYLGLPIGARMNRLESWKPVIDKFEKRLADWKARSMSFGCRLTLVKSVLNSLPLYYFSLFRAPPYVLKKLECVRRKFFWGGSGDVSKVSWVKWDDVIRPWADGRLNIGSLDCKNLALIGKWWWRFFTELTSLWASVIKSIYGASGSLSLGWADSSPYANSIWSKIVKAGCEIDGKGVEFTKSFAKSIGNGTCTNFWDDIWIIDRPLKEMFKRLVRLDSNADALVADRVVWNGQNCVPRWNRRITGRTIGELAELESLISSTYMNPVKADQWVWRLCGSDRFSTHSLSNLLMSKCYPTNSSNIVTQKNAFVPKKVGVFVWRARRERLPVLLELDKRGIDLHSILCPICGDIVESVENALFSCKKAHEVWCKVLKWWGIDPVQHSRLSLDGLLDINLSFSDVGKKIWQATVWTSVYLIWKNRNQKVFKNSCWSLPVALKDIQVLSYDWIAKRCKVKKFEWHDWLHNPIWSCNLFVYFV from the exons ATGATCAAGAGGTGGCTGATTTTTGTGAGTAGGGAGGCTAGGGTTTCAGCCAAGAGAGAAGTGAAAGAGATGAGAGAATGTGTGTTAGG GCCTGTTCCAGACCAGCACCAGCATGCTGCTGATGCTCCTGTTCCAGCCCAGTCGTCTGATGTTAACGGCTGTTTTCGTATTTCTGCTACTGAAGCTTCTGATCTTGAAGCTGTTTTTTCCGTTGATGAAATATGGAACGCGTTAAACGAATGTGCTTGCAACAAAGCACCGGGTCCAGACGACTTTAATataagatttttcaagaagttttggGCCATTATTCGAGATGATTTGGTGGAGGTTGTCAATAACTTTTGGTCAACGGGAGAATTCTCGAAAGGTTGTAGCTCATCTTTTATCACTCTTATCCCCAAAAAGACCGACCCAGTAAGTTTGAATGAATACCGACCTATTAGTTTAATAGGTAGCTTTTACAAAATTATTGCGAAATTGTTATCAATAAGAATCCGGAAAGTAATACCCGATCTTGTGGGATTTGAACAAAGCGCGTTTATTTTAGATGGGGCTCTTATAGCGAATGAATCTTATGAGTTTTTGAAAAATAATCGGGTCAAGAGTATTatttttaaagttgattttgagaAGGCCTTTGATAGCCTTAAGTGGGGTTTCTTAGATGATATGATGAATTTCATGGGGTTCGGGTCTAAATGGAGGGGATGGATCAAATCGTGTTTGAAAACCGCCTCAATTTCGGTTCTTGTTAATGGTTCCCCTACAAAAGAATTCAACCTCGAGAGGGGAGTAAGGCAAGGTGACCCCCGTTCACCTTTTCTTTTTATCATTGCGGCGGAAGGTCTTTATTGGCTAACTAAATCGGCGGTTTCGAACAATCTTTTTTGGGGTGttgaaattggaaaagataaaaatccGTTATCTCAcctacaatatgcggatgatacgatcTTTTTCGTGAAATGGAGTTTGGACAATACCGTTAATCATATGAAACTCCTAAAGTGTTTTGAATTGTGTTCGGGATTAAAGGCGAACTATAATAAAAGTAATCTTTTTGGAATAGGGGTGGACAAGAAAGATATTGAGAATATGGCTAATATTATTAGTTGCAAAGTTGGCTCGTTTCCATTTATATATCTTGGTTTGCCAATCGGTGCGAGAATGAATAGGTTGGAAAGTTGGAAACCGGTTATTGACAAATTCGAGAAAAGATTGGCGGATTGGAAAGCCCGTTCGATGTCTTTCGGTTGTCGTTTAACACTTGTAAAGTCAGTCCTAAATAGTTTACCGTTGTATTACTTTTCGCTCTTCCGTGCCCCGCCTTACGTGCTTAAAAAATTAGAGTGTGTGAGACGTAAATTCTTTTGGGGAGGGTCGGGTGATGTGTCAAAAGTTTCGTGGGTAAAATGGGATGATGTTATCCGTCCTTGGGCGGATGGCAGACTAAATATTGGTTCACTTGATTGCAAAAATTTAGCActaatcggcaagtggtggtggaggttttttACCGAACTCACCTCCTTGTGGGCTAGTGTTATTAAAAGCATTTATGGGGCTTCGGGGTCATTATCTTTGGGTTGGGCTGATTCTTCTCCTTATGCCAACTCTATATGGAGCAAAATTGTCAAAGCAGGTTGCGAGATTGATGGCAAAGGCGTGGAGTTCACAAAGTCTTTTGCGAAGTCGATTGGTAATGGTACGTGTACAAATTTTTGGGATGACATTTGGATTATCGATAGACCTTTGAAAGAGATGTTTAAAAGATTGGTGCGGCTTGATTCAAACGCGGATGCTTTGGTTGCGGATCGGGTAGTTTGGAATGGCCAAAATTGCGTCCCAAGATGGAATCGCAGAATTACAGGAAGAACTATAGGGGAACTTGCCGAGTTGGAGAGCTTGATTTCGTCGACATATATGAATCCCGTGAAGGCCGATCAATGGGTATGGCGTCTATGCGGGTCCGATCGTTTCTCTACTCACTCATTATCGAATCTCCTCATGAGTAAATGTTATCCTACAAACTCATCTAATATTGTTACTCAAAAAAATGCTTTCGTTCCTAAAAAAGTTGGTGTTTTCGTGTGGAGGGCGAGGCGGGAACGATTACCCGTCTTGTTGGAACTTGACAAACGGGGCATTGATCTTCATTCCATTCTTTGCCCGATATGCGGTGACATTGTGGAATCGGTTGAGAACGCTTTGTTCTCTTGTAAGAAGGCCCATGAGGTGTGGTGTAAAGTCCTTAAATGGTGGGGAATTGACCCGGTCCAACATAGTCGTCTTAGCCTTGATGGTCTTCTTGATATTAACCTTTCTTTCTCGGACGTGGGCAAGAAGATTTGGCAAGCTACAGTATGGACTAGTGTGTATCTTATATGGAAAAATAGGAACCAAAAAGTTTTCAAGAATTCGTGTTGGTCCCTTCCGGTTGCCTTAAAGGACATACAAGTGTTGAGCTACGATTGGATCGCGAAGAGATGTAAAGTTAAAAAGTTTGAGTGGCACGATTGGTTACATAACCCGATTTGGTCTTGTAATTTGTTTGTATATTTCGTGTAA